The DNA window CGGCAAGCTCCCAACCGAGCTAAGCCGTTGGTAGAACTACAGCAAGTGACCAAGGTCTACGCCAACGGTAGCCGCGCCCTGCGAGATGTGAGCTTACAGATTCGCCCCGGCGATTTCCTGTTTGTCACCGGCCCTTCAGGGTCTGGGAAATCTACACTCCTCAAATTGCTCTACGGGGCAGAGCGTCCATCGAGTGGACAAGTCTTTGTCGAGAACCATAACTTGCTCAACGTCCATGGCAATCATCTCTCTCAACTGCGGCGGCGCATTGGGGTGGTTTTCCAAGACTACAAGCTGATTCCTCGACGCACCGTATCGGAAAATGTTGCCTTCGTGCTGTGGGCGCAGGGGTTCACCCGCAAAGAGATCCACCGGCGACTCATCCCCACTCTTAAGATGGTAGGACTGCAGGACAAGGCTCAATGTTTCCCAGACGAACTCTCGGGAGGCGAGCAGCAGCGGGTGAGTATTGCCCGCGCCATTGTTGGCACGCCACCGCTGCTCCTAGCCGATGAACCCACGGGAAATCTTGATCCAGATAATTCTTGGCAAGTGATCAAGATCTTGAAAAAGTTGAATTCCATCGGCATTACCGTCGTCGTAACTACTCACAACGAACAGTTGGTGAGAATGTCGAACCATCCGGTGGTGCAACTGCGGGATGGGCACCTGTACTCCGTGCGTTCCTAGGGTTCTGCAGCAAAAATTTACCCTGAGTGGGTCACCCGTGGTTCCTTAGCGTTCCCTGCACTGGCGTTCCTTGAGCGAAGTCCTTGGCGTAGCCGCCCCAAAGGGGCTAGGGAACGCGCGGGTGGGGTTATGGCTTTCTTCCGAAGGAGACGTTTCCCGTTGGCGCAGCCTGTCCTCAAGACAAACGACTTCGCTCAGCCAGCTTAGATCCTGGAATACGGGTTAGATTTTGGGCTAATTATGTCTTTGGAGACTAACTGGCCTGCTCATCATGCATGAGGCGATCGCAAATCCCTTGCAGATGGTCGTGATTATTGACGGGACGCCGAGGGGCAGGAATCTCGGTGTTTGGCCGCATCGGTAGATCGTTATGCATGAGGCGATCGCAGATTCCTTGCAGATGATTGTGATTATTAATGGGATGCCGGGGGGCAGGAATCTCGGTGT is part of the Leptolyngbya sp. CCY15150 genome and encodes:
- the ftsE gene encoding cell division ATP-binding protein FtsE, which translates into the protein MVHVSVERPSAAPIPTATPHASASPVTPPPRQAPNRAKPLVELQQVTKVYANGSRALRDVSLQIRPGDFLFVTGPSGSGKSTLLKLLYGAERPSSGQVFVENHNLLNVHGNHLSQLRRRIGVVFQDYKLIPRRTVSENVAFVLWAQGFTRKEIHRRLIPTLKMVGLQDKAQCFPDELSGGEQQRVSIARAIVGTPPLLLADEPTGNLDPDNSWQVIKILKKLNSIGITVVVTTHNEQLVRMSNHPVVQLRDGHLYSVRS